In one Dermacentor albipictus isolate Rhodes 1998 colony chromosome 4, USDA_Dalb.pri_finalv2, whole genome shotgun sequence genomic region, the following are encoded:
- the LOC135895870 gene encoding uncharacterized protein isoform X3, with the protein MAGAAAASDWKEILMQGLDFDRPCSAALPGDRCWLNSDLTHWNQVLQRLAFEIRETSRGGLRLCSMQWRCMKIAGNGDSVSRDAAFLASRLLDHHACIDELSVSIVADTGRLEKPGFFISLRPSSSAGETVRVIRSLEVWEISFEEARRDGMLYTLEGIDNICSLETLLFHSHRCKTKFTSDLGALLQRNRNSLKRVDAMVCEAAMCNRDTEIVMAPLTFVNPSLLGTFTAIDWIKPLLRASMHLTELTANVHGSELAIFAGAVTAIKTLTKLEVMIHKSTPTVLFDVLKVNSALNWLCVEFPLLNSNCERALASALRMNTTLRHLKLEYFKCTSSLAHLAAALSDNASLKFLELDTLSLQMTRITALCRALRTNKTLETLALRLNSGFGTCRERVALADELTHSGSYGRVCLPLAVPDLPGLTATLASVTACPQELDFSNVWHFKEALLISLFNAVASSYVRTLRAHVPDKPGAKGVHFCEMLKEVGNLRRMDLACQELFARNVFNAVALNNSIDTLCIGITDSVRFRTSELAKALSCMLAHNESLTSVTVFGTYSSFGVSAGEVIARALSQNRRITHLSLPFTLRNNCSVSFAILEALRNNQRDLRRAVDFAILPTADRLCAEAFELFFRSPGLRDELMAAAGEQQVEVTRMLSSARNYLLDNYLVITGVVRQNVVRCRPSSAATQADALTNDCWRAIARYLKITDVIA; encoded by the exons ATGGCAGGTGCGGCGGCAGCCTCCGACTGGAAGGAAATCCTCATGCAAGGGCTGGACTTTGATCGACCTTGCAGCGCTGCACTGCCTGGCGATAGGTGCTGGCTCAACAGTGATTTGACACACTGGAACCAAGTACTGCAGCGACTCGCGTTCGAAATCCGCGAAACAAGCCGAGGCGGCCTGCGCCTCTGTTCAATGCAGTGGCGATGCATGAAAATTGCCGGGAACGGCGACTCCGTATCTCGCGATGCGGCATTCCTTGCTTCACGGCTCCTCGATCACCACGCCTGCATCGACGAACTGTCGGTCAGCATCGTGGCTGACACTGGCCGGTTGGAAAAGCCTGGGTTCTTTATTAGTCTGCGTCCTTCATCGTCAGCAGGCGAAACCGTTCGAGTGATTCGCTCGCTGGAAGTTTGGGAGATTTCGTTCGAAGAAGCTCGACGCGACGGCATGCTCTACACTTTGGAAGGTATCGACAACATCTGCTCTCTCGAAACGCTTCTCTTCCACAGCCATCGATGCAAAACCAAGTTCACATCAGACCTTGGTGCCCTGTTACAGCGTAACCGGAACTCCCTCAAACGTGTGGATGCTATGGTCTGTGAGGCCGCGATGTGTAATAGGGACACTGAAATAGTAATGGCGCCTTTAACGTTTGTAAACCCCAGCCTTTTAGGCACGTTCACAGCCATAGACTGGATCAAGCCTCTTTTGAGAGCATCGATGCATTTAACGGAACTGACAGCGAACGTTCACGGAAGTGAACTTGCGATATTTGCTGGAGCCGTTACGGCAATCAAAACTTTGACCAAGCTGGAAGTGATGATACATAAGTCTACACCAACAGTCCTGTTTGATGTGCTCAAAGTGAACTCGGCGTTGAACTGGCTCTGTGTGGAATTTCCACTCCTAAATTCGAACTGCGAGCGGGCACTGGCGTCTGCACTGCGCATGAACACGACCCTCAGACACCTGAAACTCGAATATTTTAAATGTACGTCCAGCCTGGCGCATCTGGCAGCGGCACTGTCAGACAATGCCAGTCTCAAGTTTTTGGAATTGGACACTCTCTCTCTGCAGATGACAAGAATCACAGCGCTGTGTCGTGCTCTTCGTACAAACAAGACGCTGGAGACTTTGGCGCTTAGACTAAACAGTGGATTCGGTACCTGCAGGGAAAG GGTCGCCTTGGCGGACGAGCTGACCCACAGCGGAAGCTACGGTCGCGTCTGTCTCCCGTTGGCAGTGCCGGATTTGCCGGGCTTGACGGCGACATTGGCCTCCGTTACGGCTTGCCCCCAGGAACTTGACTTCAGCAATGTCTGGCATTTTAAGGAGGCACTCCTCATTTCTctcttcaacgccgtcgcttcgAGCTACGTACGCACTCTGAGGGCACACGTGCCGGATAAACCTGGCGCAAAGGGTGTTCACTTCTGCGAAATGCTCAAGGAGGTCGGAAACCTTCGACGTATGGACCTCGCTTGCCAGGAGCTCTTTGCTCGAAACGTCTTCAACGCTGTTGCATTGAACAACAGCATCGACACTTTGTGCATCGGTATCACGGACTCGGTACGTTTCAGAACTTCCGAGCTGGCCAAGGCGCTCTCGTGCATGCTCGCTCACAATGAGTCATTGACCAGTGTCACCGTATTCGGCACGTACAGCTCTTTCGGTGTATCTGCAGGGGAAGTGATTGCACGCGCACTGTCTCAAAACAGGCGCATCACGCATCTTTCCTTACCGTTTACGCTGAGGAATAACTGCAGCGTCAGTTTCGCCATCTTGGAAGCACTGCGGAACAACCAGCGCGATCTACGCCGCGCTGTAGATTTTGCCATTCTTCCCACGGCAGACAGGCTGTGTGCCGAGGCTTTCGAGCTGTTCTTTCGAAGCCCCGGCTTACGCGACGAACTGATGGCGGCTGCCGGCGAGCAGCAAGTAGAGGTGACCCGGATGTTGAGCTCGGCTCGTAACTACTTGTTGGACAACTACCTCGTCATCACTGGCGTGGTGCGGCAGAACGTCGTGAGATGTCGCCCTTCGAGTGCTGCCACTCAGGCGGATGCGCTCACAAACGACTGCTGGCGAGCGATTGCGCGCTACCTAAAGATAACCGACGTGATTGCGTAG
- the LOC135895870 gene encoding uncharacterized protein isoform X2, which produces MAGAAAASDWKEILMQGLDFDRPCSAALPGDRCWLNSDLTHWNQVLQRLAFEIRETSRGGLRLCSMQWRCMKIAGNGDSVSRDAAFLASRLLDHHACIDELSVSIVADTGRLEKPGFFISLRPSSSAGETVRVIRSLEVWEISFEEARRDGMLYTLEGIDNICSLETLLFHSHRCKTKFTSDLGALLQRNRNSLKRVDAMVCEAAMCNRDTEIVMAPLTFVNPSLLGTFTAIDWIKPLLRASMHLTELTANVHGSELAIFAGAVTAIKTLTKLEVMIHKSTPTVLFDVLKVNSALNWLCVEFPLLNSNCERALASALRMNTTLRHLKLEYFKCTSSLAHLAAALSDNASLKFLELDTLSLQMTRITALCRALRTNKTLETLALRLNSGFGTCRERVALADELTHSGSYGRVCLPLAEPDLSGLTATLPSVTACPQELDFSNIWHFEEALLISLFNAVASSYVRTLRADVLDEPGAKGLHFCEMLKKVGNLRRIFIICQELFARNVFRAVALNNSIDTLRIGIPDPVRFSTSEVAEALSCMLAHNESLTSVAVFCTHSSFDVSAGKAIARALSQNRRITHLVLPFTFSNDCSVSFAILEALRNNQRDLRRAVDFAILPTADRLCAEAFELLFRSPGLRNELMAAAGEQQAEVTRMLSSARNYLLDNYLVITGVVRQNVVRCRPSSAATQADALTNDCWRAIARYLKITDVIA; this is translated from the exons ATGGCAGGTGCGGCGGCAGCCTCCGACTGGAAGGAAATCCTCATGCAAGGGCTGGACTTTGATCGACCTTGCAGCGCTGCACTGCCTGGCGATAGGTGCTGGCTCAACAGTGATTTGACACACTGGAACCAAGTACTGCAGCGACTCGCGTTCGAAATCCGCGAAACAAGCCGAGGCGGCCTGCGCCTCTGTTCAATGCAGTGGCGATGCATGAAAATTGCCGGGAACGGCGACTCCGTATCTCGCGATGCGGCATTCCTTGCTTCACGGCTCCTCGATCACCACGCCTGCATCGACGAACTGTCGGTCAGCATCGTGGCTGACACTGGCCGGTTGGAAAAGCCTGGGTTCTTTATTAGTCTGCGTCCTTCATCGTCAGCAGGCGAAACCGTTCGAGTGATTCGCTCGCTGGAAGTTTGGGAGATTTCGTTCGAAGAAGCTCGACGCGACGGCATGCTCTACACTTTGGAAGGTATCGACAACATCTGCTCTCTCGAAACGCTTCTCTTCCACAGCCATCGATGCAAAACCAAGTTCACATCAGACCTTGGTGCCCTGTTACAGCGTAACCGGAACTCCCTCAAACGTGTGGATGCTATGGTCTGTGAGGCCGCGATGTGTAATAGGGACACTGAAATAGTAATGGCGCCTTTAACGTTTGTAAACCCCAGCCTTTTAGGCACGTTCACAGCCATAGACTGGATCAAGCCTCTTTTGAGAGCATCGATGCATTTAACGGAACTGACAGCGAACGTTCACGGAAGTGAACTTGCGATATTTGCTGGAGCCGTTACGGCAATCAAAACTTTGACCAAGCTGGAAGTGATGATACATAAGTCTACACCAACAGTCCTGTTTGATGTGCTCAAAGTGAACTCGGCGTTGAACTGGCTCTGTGTGGAATTTCCACTCCTAAATTCGAACTGCGAGCGGGCACTGGCGTCTGCACTGCGCATGAACACGACCCTCAGACACCTGAAACTCGAATATTTTAAATGTACGTCCAGCCTGGCGCATCTGGCAGCGGCACTGTCAGACAATGCCAGTCTCAAGTTTTTGGAATTGGACACTCTCTCTCTGCAGATGACAAGAATCACAGCGCTGTGTCGTGCTCTTCGTACAAACAAGACGCTGGAGACTTTGGCGCTTAGACTAAACAGTGGATTCGGTACCTGCAGGGAAAG GGTGGCCTTGGCGGATGAGCTGACCCACAGCGGAAGCTACGGTCGCGTCTGTCTCCCGTTGGCAGAGCCCGACTTGTCGGGCTTGACGGCGACATTGCCGTCCGTTACCGCTTGCCCCCAGGAGCTGGACTTCAGCAATATCTGGCATTTTGAAGAGGCACTCCTTATTTCTctcttcaacgccgtcgcttcgAGCTACGTACGCACTCTGAGGGCAGACGTGCTGGATGAACCTGGCGCAAAGGGTCTTCACTTCTGCGAAATGCTCAAGAAGGTCGGAAACCTTCGCCGCATTTTTATCATTTGCCAGGAGCTTTTTGCTCGAAACGTCTTCCGCGCTGTTGCATTGAACAACAGCATCGACACTTTGCGCATCGGTATCCCGGACCCGGTGCGTTTCAGTACTTCCGAGGTTGCCGAGGCGCTCTCATGCATGCTCGCTCACAATGAGTCGTTGACCAGTGTCGCCGTATTCTGCACGCACAGCTCTTTCGATGTATCTGCAGGGAAAGCAATTGCTCGCGCACTGTCGCAAAACAGGCGCATCACTCATCTTGTCTTACCGTTTACGTTCAGCAATGACTGCAGCGTCAGTTTCGCCATCTTGGAAGCACTGCGGAACAACCAGCGCGATCTTCGCCGCGCTGTAGATTTTGCCATTCTTCCCACGGCAGACAGGCTGTGTGCCGAGGCTTTCGAGCTGCTCTTTCGAAGCCCCGGCTTACGCAACGAATTGATGGCGGCTGCCGGCGAGCAGCAAGCAGAGGTGACCCGGATGTTGAGCTCGGCTCGTAACTACTTGTTGGACAACTACCTCGTCATCACTGGCGTGGTGCGGCAGAACGTCGTGAGATGTCGCCCTTCGAGTGCTGCCACTCAGGCGGATGCGCTCACAAACGACTGCTGGCGAGCGATTGCGCGCTACCTAAAGATAACCGACGTGATTGCATAG
- the LOC135895870 gene encoding uncharacterized protein isoform X1: MASAAAATDWKEILMRGLDFDRPCSAAGPGERCWLNSDLTHWNQVLQRLAFELRETSRGGVRLSSLRWRSVEINGDPDSVSRDAAFLASRLLDHHACIDELSVSIVADTGRLEKPAFFISLRPSSSAGESVRVIRSLEVCEISFEQARRDGMLYTLKGVDNICSLETLLFGSHRCKTKFTSDLGALLQRNRNSLKRVDAMCSEDAMCYRDTEIIMAPFLFVNLSHLGTFTAIDWMKPLLRASTHLTELRANVHGSELAIFAGAVTAIKTLTKLEVLLHESTPTVLFDALKMNSTLNWLCVKFPLLNSDCERPLASALRTNRTLRHLQLGGFQCTSSLAHLAAALSDNASLKFLELDTFSLQMTRVTALCWALRTNKTLETLALRLKCGFGTCRERVALADELTHSGSYGRVCLPLAEPDLSGLTATLPSVTACPQELDFSNIWHFEEALLISLFNAVASSYVRTLRADVLDEPGAKGLHFCEMLKKVGNLRRIFIICQELFARNVFRAVALNNSIDTLRIGIPDPVRFSTSEVAEALSCMLAHNESLTSVAVFCTHSSFDVSAGKAIARALSQNRRITHLVLPFTFSNDCSVSFAILEALRNNQRDLRRAVDFAILPTADRLCAEAFELLFRSPGLRNELMAAAGEQQAEVTRMLSSARNYLLDNYLVITGVVRQNVVRCRPSSAATQADALTNDCWRAIARYLKITDVIA; encoded by the exons ATGGCAAGTGCGGCGGCAGCCACCGACTGGAAGGAAATCCTCATGCGAGGGCTGGACTTTGATCGACCTTGCAGCGCAGCAGGGCCTGGCGAAAGGTGCTGGCTCAACAGTGATTTGACACACTGGAACCAAGTACTGCAGCGACTCGCGTTCGAACTCCGCGAGACAAGCCGAGGCGGCGTGCGCCTCTCTTCACTGCGGTGGCGGAGCGTGGAAATTAACGGGGACCCCGACTCCGTGTCTCGCGATGCGGCATTCCTTGCTTCACGGCTCCTCGATCACCACGCCTGCATCGACGAACTGTCGGTCAGCATCGTGGCTGACACTGGCCGGTTGGAAAAGCCTGCGTTCTTTATTAGTCTGCGTCCTTCATCGTCAGCAGGCGAATCCGTTCGAGTGATTCGCTCGCTGGAAGTTTGCGAAATTTCGTTCGAACAAGCTCGACGCGACGGCATGCTCTACACTTTGAAGGGTGTCGACAACATCTGCTCTCTCGAAACGCTTCTCTTCGGCAGCCATCGATGCAAAACCAAGTTCACATCAGACCTTGGTGCCCTGTTACAGCGTAACCGGAACTCCCTCAAACGTGTGGATGCTATGTGCAGTGAGGACGCGATGTGTTATAGGGACACTGAAATAATAATGGCGCCTTTCTTGTTTGTAAACCTCAGCCATTTAGGCACGTTCACAGCCATAGACTGGATGAAGCCTCTTTTGAGAGCATCGACGCATTTAACGGAACTGAGAGCGAACGTTCACGGAAGTGAACTTGCGATATTTGCTGGAGCCGTTACGGCAATCAAAACTTTGACCAAGCTGGAAGTGCTGTTACATGAGTCTACCCCAACAGTCCTGTTTGATGCGCTCAAAATGAACTCGACGTTGAACTGGCTCTGTGTGAAATTTCCACTCCTGAATTCGGACTGCGAGCGGCCACTGGCGTCTGCACTGCGCACGAACAGGACCCTCAGACACCTGCAACTCGGCGGTTTTCAATGTACCTCCAGCCTGGCGCATCTGGCAGCGGCACTGTCAGACAATGCCAGCCTCAAGTTTTTGGAATTGGACACTTTCTCACTGCAGATGACAAGAGTCACAGCGCTGTGTTGGGCTCTTCGTACAAACAAGACGCTGGAGACGTTGGCGCTTAGACTAAAGTGTGGATTCGGTACCTGCAGGGAAAG GGTGGCCTTGGCGGATGAGCTGACCCACAGCGGAAGCTACGGTCGCGTCTGTCTCCCGTTGGCAGAGCCCGACTTGTCGGGCTTGACGGCGACATTGCCGTCCGTTACCGCTTGCCCCCAGGAGCTGGACTTCAGCAATATCTGGCATTTTGAAGAGGCACTCCTTATTTCTctcttcaacgccgtcgcttcgAGCTACGTACGCACTCTGAGGGCAGACGTGCTGGATGAACCTGGCGCAAAGGGTCTTCACTTCTGCGAAATGCTCAAGAAGGTCGGAAACCTTCGCCGCATTTTTATCATTTGCCAGGAGCTTTTTGCTCGAAACGTCTTCCGCGCTGTTGCATTGAACAACAGCATCGACACTTTGCGCATCGGTATCCCGGACCCGGTGCGTTTCAGTACTTCCGAGGTTGCCGAGGCGCTCTCATGCATGCTCGCTCACAATGAGTCGTTGACCAGTGTCGCCGTATTCTGCACGCACAGCTCTTTCGATGTATCTGCAGGGAAAGCAATTGCTCGCGCACTGTCGCAAAACAGGCGCATCACTCATCTTGTCTTACCGTTTACGTTCAGCAATGACTGCAGCGTCAGTTTCGCCATCTTGGAAGCACTGCGGAACAACCAGCGCGATCTTCGCCGCGCTGTAGATTTTGCCATTCTTCCCACGGCAGACAGGCTGTGTGCCGAGGCTTTCGAGCTGCTCTTTCGAAGCCCCGGCTTACGCAACGAATTGATGGCGGCTGCCGGCGAGCAGCAAGCAGAGGTGACCCGGATGTTGAGCTCGGCTCGTAACTACTTGTTGGACAACTACCTCGTCATCACTGGCGTGGTGCGGCAGAACGTCGTGAGATGTCGCCCTTCGAGTGCTGCCACTCAGGCGGATGCGCTCACAAACGACTGCTGGCGAGCGATTGCGCGCTACCTAAAGATAACCGACGTGATTGCATAG